The Alnus glutinosa chromosome 1, dhAlnGlut1.1, whole genome shotgun sequence region TCGATGCGTTTGTTTTTCCTCACATCCAAGGAAGTTTCCTAGTGGCTGTGAATCTCAGCAGTTGGGGGGGGTTTCCGGTTCACGAGCTGCTTTCAAAAGCAACAAACGCGTTCCCTTCTACGCCAAAAACTAAAACGCGTACAGATCAAAGAAAGGGAATATCACGCAATTCTAGTGAGGGATTTGCCTCTGCCTCACGGCGTTCGAGACGCCACGGagccccccccctctctctctctctctctctctttttctctgccGCCATCCCGAATAATCAAagccaacccaaaaaaaaggtgaattactcgtaaaaagatgaaaaattaagaaaagaaagtgtCATCCTCCTTTGTTCCCTTTCGAGAAACCGTCACTGTACCCTCGATTTCTCAAACCAAACACCCCCCCACCTAACAAAGAACGTAAAAGTGTGATAAACAAAAAGTAACTATGATAAACTGTAAACACAGCTCTTCCAAGTTTAGGAAATcgatgaaaaacaaaattaaattaaacatcTCTCGTCGATCCTCAGTCTCAGGTGTTTTAATTTACAGGAAAATctactgctttttttttttttttttttttttctctctttttctttttgcttttctagTTCTATTTCATCACAGCGATCATACTCATATTCATAGAGTCGGCTGTTTTTTTACATAAGACACTTAGCGAATCAAAAACTATTATCCCAAGTAcgaatatatattttgatatataCTCATATCTTTTATACCtgaaaattttaaggaaaaagaaaaaaaaaatattccaaaatttTTCTTAGGGTTTCTCTTTGAGGAGAGAAGCTAATCCGGTGACAACCCTTGCTCCTCTCTCAACGCTCTTTGGTTTGACCGCCGGTGGCTGCCACGTCGGCCTCACCTCCTTCGCTTCCTCGTCCTCGCCGGAATTTTTCGACGGCGACGACGACGACCACTGCGAACTGTCTCCAGACGGCGCCGTTTCCTCACCGAAGATCAGCTCCAGCTCACCGCAATCACTGTCTGCGGAGACCAAAGACTTATTATTCTCCTCTTTCTTCTCGTTCTCAGTTTCCGAAACGGTGTCGCTTCGGGTGGTTCTGGTGTAGGGAGAGAGCCACTTGGCCCGCGTATACTCTGCCTTCCTCCAGGGCGGAAAGTGCATCCCTTTCTTCTTCAGGCTCTGCTTGGCTGCCTCCGACACGATCGAGACGATCTGGCCCAGCCGATCAGGTTTCCCCACGAAAATGTACGGCAGAGATTGCAGGATCGCCTTGTAGGTCCCGGTCGACCGAGCTATCTCGAACTCCGATCTGAAATCGATGTCGATCAACAGTCTATCCCCCTCCACTATCACATCTATGTACTCGTATTCCCCTGAACAAAAACCAAAGTTAATCgtctaaatttttctttctaatttgaaaataagaaatgaaatgaaatgaaaattgtGCTAAAgaagtttagagagagagagtaccggCTGGGTAAAAGGGGGATTTGTCCCATTTGGATTTGCAAATTGAGGAATCGTAGCCGAGAGATGACAGAGAGCCGGTGACAATTTCTCTCAGATCGTCTTTTCGTTTGTGGATTTTGTTGTTCTTCTCGACGATCTTTGCCGCGTCTGCCAAGAGGTTTCTCTCCGCAACGCTCGCGCAAGGAGTTAAGCTCTGTTGCAAGAAAACACACAAATTTCTTCGGGTTTAATTTCAAGCCCTTAcgagtgttttattttttcgatTCTTTAAACGAAACTCTAAAGCtccgtttggttgctgagaaaccGTTAGAAAATTGAGAATTTTAGGAGGCATATTTTGAAGCGACTTTCTTACCTTTAGTATATCGAAGGCATCGCCGCCGAACGACCCGGAGGTGACCGATTCGCTGCCGAAACCAGAGAACACGTCGAACTCGTCGTCGGAGCTGTCATTGTTGTTGCCGTTGAAGCAATTGCAGCGGTTCCGGCCGCACTTGGCCGCCGCCGAGGACTGCTTCTCGTTGCTCTCCTGCTCGAT contains the following coding sequences:
- the LOC133874878 gene encoding uncharacterized protein LOC133874878, whose protein sequence is MKIQPIDIDSQELRDPAVRADAVKPVLKSRLKRLFDRQFPNVLKISSAEKPSGGEMTQHGNKDGAAEFEPSSVCLAKMVQSFIEQESNEKQSSAAAKCGRNRCNCFNGNNNDSSDDEFDVFSGFGSESVTSGSFGGDAFDILKSLTPCASVAERNLLADAAKIVEKNNKIHKRKDDLREIVTGSLSSLGYDSSICKSKWDKSPFYPAGEYEYIDVIVEGDRLLIDIDFRSEFEIARSTGTYKAILQSLPYIFVGKPDRLGQIVSIVSEAAKQSLKKKGMHFPPWRKAEYTRAKWLSPYTRTTRSDTVSETENEKKEENNKSLVSADSDCGELELIFGEETAPSGDSSQWSSSSPSKNSGEDEEAKEVRPTWQPPAVKPKSVERGARVVTGLASLLKEKP